AAGGATGGAGACGCGTACGATGCCCACAAAtacggtgatgatggtgagagAAAACAAGCCAATCAACgctgccttcttcttccgccGGATTTTGAGATTCCAGACCATACTGACAGGAATGACCAGAATCATGAAATCAGTTATGATGCTGAAGGCTGTGAGAATGGTCGAGATGATGAGGGATTCAGTGACGAACCAACCGCTGTTGCAGTGGTCATTTTGATATATAAAGTCGTTCATGTAACACTTGTACTGAATAATCGTcatggagaggatgaagacgattGCGCAAGCGACTACGCAGCTCCACCAGTATATTCGCTGTCGCCTCGTTTCGGAATTACCGTAGAGTCGCTtgaagaagagcaggagggcGAGCTTGACAATGAAGATGCAGACGAAGACGAGCAGCTGCATGGCCAGCATGCAATCCATCCACTGTCTGATATCCTTGAGCGGAGGCGGGAGTGGCTGCTTCCCAGATCCCCACCAAACGATGGCATACATATTCCACCACTGTGTTGCCCACACCACCGAGTTTACAAAGATTATAAGCCAAGCAAAAATAACCAGGATGTCGTCCCAGAAGAGCTTGCGGAACGTCCTCCATCTTGTCACGAGCCGGACGCTCAGGGTGATCAAGTTGACTCCCGTCAGAGTCCAGACGACGCCGTGGAAGGCCTGCCAGGGGATGAGAGCCTCTCCATAGCCACCCTTGGATACAGCGGCTTCAGACATGGTGACTAGACGGCGAGATTGAGACGGTGATACGGAATGGCGTGGTGCAAGATCCTGAACAGGTTCAGGGCATGGCGCCTGTTTTTTTTGCTTCACAGAAGCATCGTCTTGGCTATAAAGCAGGGGATCCGTCACAAAGAAGCGACACTGGAAATGCCACCCCAAGTTCTAGATGCTCACCTTCGGGGATAGCAAGCTTCCATCGGTGGGGTAGGCCTGAAACAAAGAGACTCGTCAGCAGCTCATCAATCTCACTGGTCCGGAAAGGCAAGACCGACCAATCCCGTGCAAGATCATTGCAGCTGACTGTCATTAAAGTGTCAAAGGTCTTTGTCCATGGTGAAGATCGGTCAGCAAGCTTCTGGACGCAAGCAAGACACAACAACGACGTCTGATGATCTCCTCCCGAGGACGAaagccaagcagcagcattgTTCTGCAAACCGCCATACTCTTGTCTACAAAGTATACGTGGCTTGAGAACCAGCCTCGCTAGACTACAGGTAGCTGAATGAAACATATGTTGTGATATTCCGAGGAAtattcaacaacaacagaactATAAGAGGCTATTGCAAACCGGAATGTTTTCAGATATGATCAAGCTCCGTACATAGCTGCAGCGGCAAGGGAGCGGGAACTACTCCGACGTGGTGGCAAAGGCACGCTATTCTTTGTTAAAGGCCGGGCGGGACATTGTCCGATCACGACAACTACCCCGCCTAACCGAAGCTATTGAAGCTGTTCAACAACGGGACTTTATCGCCATGCCGAGGGAACACAACAACCTGAACCCCTCCCTGGACGGCTCAGATGCATCGGTTTTTACACCACATGGAAACAACTTGCCGGGTCGCCTAGCGTTAACGAGCGCGAAGAGGGGCAGGTTGATCTGCCGTAGCATTGCCAGTGATTGGCGCGCTTGCAAGAGGTGAATGAATTCCCACGACTGGCGGAGAAATATTCTAGGGCTCGCAAGTgcccaaaaaaaccaaaggGCATAAGACCACGGAGAATTTGAATGGCAATGTCAACTAATATCTTTGGCTGTCTCTCAGGGACTACCTTGCGGAGTCGTCTGGTCCGGCTTACATGAGTGCTAAATGCGCGGCAGTGCACTAACAATTACCTAGCCGCCCGGCTAGCTCAATCGGTAGAGCGTGAGACTCTTATGGAGTACTCCGAAatctcaaggttgtgggttcgacCCCCACGTCGGGCTCAATTCCCGTCAATGACgatcttttttctttttttccacTCTGTATCCTCCGTcctgtttttggggttgttccATCTTGGAGATACTTAAACACCCCCTGAACCATCCATCAAGAACCAAGATGTctcgtccaccaccacggccctCCAAACCATCACAATGTTCCTCCACAcgctcatcaccaccctcctcctcctccttccccgtcaagccctctcccaaacaaccctcaccaaccccgtcaTCTGGCAAGACCACCCCGACCTCGACGTCTTCCGCATCGGCCACACATTCTactactcctcctccacctttgCGTACTCCCCCGGCGCCCCCCTGCTCCGCTCCTTTGACCTCGCCAACTGGGAAGCAGTCACCCACTCAGTCCCCTACCTCAACTTTTCCCCCGCCAACGCCTACAATTTGACCTCGGGCTCAAGAGCCTACGTAAAAGGCATTTGGGCCAGCACCCTCCGCTATCGCCCCTCAACCGACACCTTCTACTGGCTCGGCTGCATCGACGGATCCAAAACCCACATCTGGACCAGCCCGGGCGGCAACGCGCGCCAAAACGGGGGGGAGGTCCCCCCCCAAGCATGGAACTGGTCCCCCCGGCCGGTGATTAGCAACTGCTACTACGACgcggggttgttttttgATGACAATGACGACTCGCAAGTTTACGTCGTTTATGGAAACACCCAGATTAGGATGGCGCAGTTAGTGGTGGACCAGAATGGGGATTTGAAAGAGGTGAGGAATCAGGTTGTTTATACTAGTGGTGATATGACGCTGGAAGGGGCGAGGTTGTATAAGCGGAACGGGGAGTACTATGTTTGGGTTACCAGACCGGCGGATGCGCAGTTTGTACTTAGGGGCAAGAGTCCGTGGGGGCCGTTCGAGAGACGGGTGTTGGTTGATAGGATTGGGGGGCCTTTGTCGAGTGCGGGGTTTGCGCATCAGGGGGGGATTGTGGATAcggaggatgggaggtggttttatttggggtttttggatgCTTATCCCGGAGGGAGGATTCCTGTAGCCGCGCCGTTGACgtgggggggtgatgggtggcCGATTGTGGTtagggatggggggaatggatgggggaggacgTATCCTTTGCCAGTGAACACGACTAGAAAGGTGAATGTGTTGGGGCCGAGGGTTGATGAGTTTaagggggggaagttggGCCCGGAGTGGGAATGGAATCATAATCCTGATAATGGGAAGTGGTCGTTGAGTGATGGGCTGGTTTTGAAGACGGCGACGGTGACGGGGGATTTGTTTGCCGCGAGGAACACTCTTACACATCGGATTGTTGGGCCGAAGTCGAGGGGTACTTTTAGGATTGATGTTGGAGCTATGAGGGATGGCGATCGAGCTGGCGCTGTGCTCTTCCGGGACAAGGCTGCCTACATTGGCATTCACAAGACCGGAAACACTGCGTCGATCGTCATGGTTGACAACTTGAACTTGGTTGAGGGTTCATGGACAACAAGTTCTACCGGTCGAGTGGCGGCGACTGGGCCGTCTGTCACCGGAGAGATCTGGCTCCGAATTCAAGCCGATATCACGCCCGCCTTCGGGACGAACACTGGACGACAAGTCATCTTCTCTTACAGCACCGATGGCAGGACTTTCACGAATCTTGGACCCGCCTTCGCCATGAGCAACTCTTGGCGATACTTTACTGGATATAGATATGGCGTTTTCAACTTTGCGACCAAGGCACTGGGAGGCGAGGTGAAGGTCAAGAGTTTTGCGATGGAGATGGTGTAACTCTATGTCCAGCAGTGATGGAACACCATGGTGTTATTGTTTAAGAGAAGTGCATGGCTTGGCATAGTTACAATCGAATCGAACAACTCTCATGGTGGCTCCACCAAGCAATCACAAAGAATATTCCAGAACCGTGCTAGTGGGGCcaccttttttcttctggaAGATAGCAAAACCGATCTTACAAAGCAAGACTGGAGTCGAAGAATGGGGAAAACTCTTCATTTTCTAGATGTCGATAATGGTGGGTCTGTTTTTGTCGGCGAAACCTTTTCCCAATTGCCCGTGTAGCTCGATGCTGACTACAACATCAGCGATATGGCATTGAGTTAAAATTCGTACCTAAGCAAAACCAATTAGAAAGCATTGTCAGGGATGGGCGTTATTCATGAGGTGTGATGTGAGCATTGGCGACATCAAAAAAACATGGGCAGACCACTCTCTGCTGACTGTTTGCCATTATGCATGCACTCTAACAACCCAGACATTAACTTTAGAGCTTACTCATCATGCTGATGACCAACAACACTCTGGGGCTCGACCGGGGATTCTCCCAAGAGAAAATGTCTCCACATGGCATCGTGGTATCGTAGCTATGACGTTGCATATCTGCGGGACCCGGACGACAACCGACCAAATTGTGACCCCAGAGGAGGTAGGagcttgttttgtttgaacAGATATAAAAGCCCTCTGGCTCGTCTCGACCTAGAACCTGTTCATCCATTTTACTCTCTCATTCTCAATTCAtaccccacaaccccctttcaCCCCCTATCACGTCTCCAATCTCAGCTTTCACACGATTCATCACCAGTCATCACAATGTCCATCCCCAAGACCCAGAAGCAGTGGCTCATCACCGGAGCCGACAAGGGCCTCGACGGCCTCGTCTACCAAGACGCTCCCGTCCCCACCCCCGGCGACCATGAGGTCCTCGTCCACCTTCGCGGCGCCTCACTCAACTACCGCgatctcatcatccccaggGGAATGTATCCCTTCCCGCTCAACCTCCCAGTAGTAGCCTGCTCCGACGGCGCCGGCGAGGTTGTCGCTGTTGGGTCCAAGGTCACAAAGTGGAAAAAAGGCGACAAGGTCCTCACCCTCTTTAACCAGGGCCATCAGAGAGGTGATATGGACATTGCGGCCAGCAAGACCGGTCTTGGCGGCTGCTTCGACGGCACCTTGAGGCAGTATGGTACTTTTGCCGAGACTGGTGTCGCCAAGATGCCCAGCAACTTGAACTACGTCGAGTCGGCTTCGCTTGTCTGTGCTGGTCTTACGAGCTGGAACGCTCTTTATGGTCTGAAGCCGTTGAAGAAGGGCCAGTGGGTTGTCACCCAGGGTACTGGTGGTGTTAGTTTGTTTGCTCTGCAGGTAAGAATTTCTCTTTCAACAAATGAAACATGGGGGCGTGCTAACAGAAAACAGTttgccaaggctgctggCGCGCATGTCATCGCGACGACATCTACCgccgagaaggccgagatgcTTAAGAAGTTGGGCGCCGACCACGTCATTAACTACAGGGAAGATGTCAACTGGGGTGAGACTGCCCGTAAGTTGACCcccggtggtgagggtgttgagcaTGTTAttgaggttggcggtgcCGACACTTTCACCCAGAGCTTGAGCGCTGTTAAGATGGAGGGTGTCATCTCCGTCATTGGAttcctcggcggcgcggCTCCCAAGGACAACATTCTCGAGACCCTTTCTCGTGTCTGCACTGTCCGTGGTGTATACGTCGGCTCTCGCGAGCAGCTTGAGGCCATGTGtgccgagattgagaagcATGACATCCACCCTGTCATGGACAAGACAGTCTTTACTCTTGAAAAGGCGAAGGAGGCTTATGAGTACATGTGGGCCAAGAAGCACACTGGCAAGATTCCCATCACGATTGAGTAACGGGGTCAAAAGGGGGATTTGTGCAACATTGTATATAAGAACCTAATGATGAGATCTGCTTAACGATGAGAACTGTCACAGTCATTATCACCCGTGTGTATAGTGGGACCGACCGGGCCAGTCACGCAGGATGTGCCGACCCGAGCTTGAGCGTCCGATGCCGTGGTAAATTGGACTCTAGGGGTAACCCAGGCCCCATTTTCCTTGATGTTACCTGCCGAGCTTGACTGAGCGCCGGCCGCGCTTGTTCTGACTGGCGCCAGCTTATGCAAGGTGTCAACCGAGTGTTGACGAATCAGCATATAAGACTGACAGAACAGCAAATGCAACATTAGATAAGCGGGCCAAAAAGCACCAGTTCCATGGAGATAAACCTCATGAGCTCTACATTTGTCCTACCACCCCGCTCCTGAGGCGTGGTCTAGAAACAATAGGCACTGTCGTGACACCCACCATCAGAACTGAAATGCCGGCTAAGAGCTCAATCCCACGTTGTGGCTGCCAAGAGACCCTGCCAATGCTGCTGACTGCAGATGTACCGTAGAAATTAATCCCGGTATCAGCATTGGCTGCCGGGTAGCGAGTGAGCAGGTCCTATCGGATGGACTCCTCATAGGGCCGACAGTATGAATTGCCACACGGAGTGCCCATTATCATACACACTATCGAGTTGGAGATGGCTGGGCGGCAAGACCCTCGCAGAACCGAACCTCTCAGTGGCACCCAACCAACGTGGAGGCATCATGAAGAACTTGCATGTGCTTACATGGACTATTGGATGGTGCCAAAGATGCGCGGGCCAACATCCCGGCAGGAGAAAAAGTTGAGATTGTGGCAAGCATAAATAACACAAGCTCCTCGCGGGAATTGTTCAGACAGAGCTTCCACGGCACCTCGTCCCCAATCTTCACGCACAGCCATCATGAAGCTCCTCACAGGttaccttctcctccaaactGCCGGCCTAGCCACGGCTCTGCACCCCAAGCTCGAGGACTTCAAGCAAAAAGCAATCGACTCCGGCGTCGCCCTCAAAGCCCTCAATGGTatcgccctcgccaaagccctCACCAAATTCAGCGGCACAtgcaccccctccaaagTGAAATACCGCCGCGAATGGCGCACCATCTCCAAGTCCGACCGCAGAAAGTTCATCGCCGCGGTCAAGTGCATCATGGCAAAACCCAGCACGCTCCCTCCGGGGGAAGTCCCCGGCGCCAAGTCATTATACGATGACATCGTCTGGGCCCATGCGCGAAGAAGCGGTCTCGTTCACAACAGCGTTCGctgcccttctcctccgcccccctttttcccaCTTTACTAATCCTCACAGGgaaccttcctcctcttccaccgctACTACCTCCACACCTACGAAACGGAACTCTCCGCCTGCGGCTGGACCGCAGGGCTCCCCTACTGGGAATGGGGCCTCGACATAACCGGGCCCCATCTCTCCCCCGTCTTTGACGGTTCCGACACATCGTTAGGTGGTGACGGCGAGTTCATCCCTAAccgcccccctttttcaaTCCCTTGGATCGACCCCCTCACACCGgaaatcatcatcccacccgGGACGGGAGGTGGATGCGTCAAGACCGGTCCGTTTGTCCATCATAAAGTCAGACTTGGGCCGTTCAACATGACGGAGACGTTCCCTGTCGAGccggaggatgggaggggggacaaTGAGAGGTGTTTGATTAGGGATTTGAACAAGGGGGGGATTGAGAGGTGGGCGAGTTTTAGGAATAGTACTGagttgattttggggagTGGGGATATCTTTGAGTTTCACGTCAATGCTGTGAGTGCTTCTGACTGGATTGAAAGGTAACAGGAAGGGGGAGTGCTGCTGACATGCCGAGTGGTATAGGAAGGGGATCCGAGATGGGTACCGACCAAGCCGATGGGTGttcatggtggtgggcatTCGTCGATTGGCGGGGTGGGCGGGCATGCTGCTGATCCGGTGATTTCGCCGTATGATCCTGCTTTTTGGTTGACGCATGGGCAGTTGGATAGGGTTTATTGGATTTGGCAGATGTTGGATTTGGAGAGTCGGAGTGTGAGTTCTGCTGAGCGGAGTCGTTTGTTGTGTGATATGAAAGCTGACTTGGCTTCGGACAGGACGTCTTTGGGACTGGCACGTGGCTCAACATCCCGCCTAGTCCTAATGTTACTGTGGAAGACAGCATCGATGTGTTGCCTCATCAGCCGCCGAGGAAGTTGAAGGAGTTGATGAGTACGGTTGCGGGAAGCCCGTTCTGTTTTGTCTATGTGTAAGtgagacgaggatgatggtgtttATCATTTACAAGCAGTTAAGGACTGGCATATTTGCTGCACCTCAGGAGATGTCGTAGCAAGACAGTTAGGAAGTGTTGGGCAATTGTGTTGGCTTCGTAGAGAAACACCGCGATCCCACTGTGACTACATATCAGTCAGATTCATACATGTTCAATTCGGCTTAGTGCCACTCTATCATCCACTCCGTTTTCgtcctttttgttttttgccTGTGCACGATCGCCGTCTATTTGTCCCCGTTTGCAAGGCGCGTTCTTGACAAACCAAAACACGACGCAACTGGTCGTGACTTCATCGGCATCATGCCCCCCCTACTCCCGAAAGCGCAAAGCCTCTCTCCATGACGATAACTCAGCATTAGCAGTAGCAAGCGAGTAGCCTCACCCACAAGCCCGGCGGGGCACCCagcagaggacgaggacaaCCGACAGCTGGTCGCTACATCACAAGTCACCCAAAGCGACAATCCACCGTTTACCTCACCAAAACACGGCCCAGGCGGTCCTGATGCTGTTCTTGGCCTCGAAAAAAAATGGAACCTTTCGCGCGACGAAATCCCAAGCAACCTGGCAGACGCCATGGGTATGGATACCTTGTATTCACTCTATTTCCAGGAGCTCGGTGAGAAGGAGCTTGCGAAAAAGATCACGATATTGAATGTGAGTAGTAGCATGCTGTATCTCCCTTGCTTGATAAACCGCCAATTTGCTCATCGATCACTAATGACATCGCATGGATATACTGGCGCCAAAACCTCGACTCATGATGCTTCTTCGCCAACATATTGGGTCGTTGTCCCTTGCCAACCAATTCAGATTGCGCATCCATGCTGCAGCAGCGCCTCTCTATGAAGGGGTGTCTTCAACAGCTGGTATATACAATTCGACTCTGACCCAAGGGCTAGAGAAGTTTACTTCCCTTGTGCAGACTCTTTATGAgcttcgaggaggagcatTCTGAAGGGTTACTGATGGTGTCCCGGGAAGAAGTGGTGGAAACTGACCGATTGTCTGGTGGCTCGGACTGGGCCGTCCGTTGGTTTGATCAGGTACTGGGAGGGATTATCGGTCGTTAGAGACAATTTGGGACCCTGCTGGGATGTGAAAGGCGACTTGGACAAAATGACTGCGGAATGGCGAGCACGACAGGTCTCCTGTTTGGGGGAACACACCTCAGAATCGTGGTTTGACGAATCACGGCGACTGTTGGGGATCATGTGTGGAGTTTTTCCAAGGCTAGAGAGCTCTCCGGAGTCAGGCCGCTCGCGCTATAACTGAGATTGTATGTGGGCAATGGCTTAACAGCTTCGAATGGCTGATGTAAAGATCCTGGTTC
The sequence above is a segment of the Podospora pseudoanserina strain CBS 124.78 chromosome 5, whole genome shotgun sequence genome. Coding sequences within it:
- a CDS encoding hypothetical protein (EggNog:ENOG503P4XW), which translates into the protein MSEAAVSKGGYGEALIPWQAFHGVVWTLTGVNLITLSVRLVTRWRTFRKLFWDDILVIFAWLIIFVNSVVWATQWWNMYAIVWWGSGKQPLPPPLKDIRQWMDCMLAMQLLVFVCIFIVKLALLLFFKRLYGNSETRRQRIYWWSCVVACAIVFILSMTIIQYKCYMNDFIYQNDHCNSGWFVTESLIISTILTAFSIITDFMILVIPVSMVWNLKIRRKKKAALIGLFSLTIITVFVGIVRVSILYTTRFNQGAIDPVAFIFWWSVEAYINLLIACLSSFPQLFVRSKPRQAEKPAPTASMIERVRRRMARGGRPPTRPDPILFTKDTDFTKTTSGATRTTSNIIHTASRVRPELEVETGDTSVPNLVPKQGWTGAATTTTQISSPVGNDDRVSEPESGVMQRLEYKVDRTNEKATKPQQNDSPV
- a CDS encoding hypothetical protein (CAZy:GH43; COG:G; EggNog:ENOG503NXJ2), yielding MFLHTLITTLLLLLPRQALSQTTLTNPVIWQDHPDLDVFRIGHTFYYSSSTFAYSPGAPLLRSFDLANWEAVTHSVPYLNFSPANAYNLTSGSRAYVKGIWASTLRYRPSTDTFYWLGCIDGSKTHIWTSPGGNARQNGGEVPPQAWNWSPRPVISNCYYDAGLFFDDNDDSQVYVVYGNTQIRMAQLVVDQNGDLKEVRNQVVYTSGDMTLEGARLYKRNGEYYVWVTRPADAQFVLRGKSPWGPFERRVLVDRIGGPLSSAGFAHQGGIVDTEDGRWFYLGFLDAYPGGRIPVAAPLTWGGDGWPIVVRDGGNGWGRTYPLPVNTTRKVNVLGPRVDEFKGGKLGPEWEWNHNPDNGKWSLSDGLVLKTATVTGDLFAARNTLTHRIVGPKSRGTFRIDVGAMRDGDRAGAVLFRDKAAYIGIHKTGNTASIVMVDNLNLVEGSWTTSSTGRVAATGPSVTGEIWLRIQADITPAFGTNTGRQVIFSYSTDGRTFTNLGPAFAMSNSWRYFTGYRYGVFNFATKALGGEVKVKSFAMEMV
- a CDS encoding hypothetical protein (COG:C; EggNog:ENOG503NX49), which produces MASWYRSYDVAYLRDPDDNRPNCDPRGGRSLFCLNRYKSPLARLDLEPVHPFYSLILNSYPTTPFHPLSRLQSQLSHDSSPVITMSIPKTQKQWLITGADKGLDGLVYQDAPVPTPGDHEVLVHLRGASLNYRDLIIPRGMYPFPLNLPVVACSDGAGEVVAVGSKVTKWKKGDKVLTLFNQGHQRGDMDIAASKTGLGGCFDGTLRQYGTFAETGVAKMPSNLNYVESASLVCAGLTSWNALYGLKPLKKGQWVVTQGTGGVSLFALQFAKAAGAHVIATTSTAEKAEMLKKLGADHVINYREDVNWGETARKLTPGGEGVEHVIEVGGADTFTQSLSAVKMEGVISVIGFLGGAAPKDNILETLSRVCTVRGVYVGSREQLEAMCAEIEKHDIHPVMDKTVFTLEKAKEAYEYMWAKKHTGKIPITIE
- a CDS encoding hypothetical protein (EggNog:ENOG503PASM; COG:E); the encoded protein is MKLLTGYLLLQTAGLATALHPKLEDFKQKAIDSGVALKALNGIALAKALTKFSGTCTPSKVKYRREWRTISKSDRRKFIAAVKCIMAKPSTLPPGEVPGAKSLYDDIVWAHARRSGLVHNSGTFLLFHRYYLHTYETELSACGWTAGLPYWEWGLDITGPHLSPVFDGSDTSLGGDGEFIPNRPPFSIPWIDPLTPEIIIPPGTGGGCVKTGPFVHHKVRLGPFNMTETFPVEPEDGRGDNERCLIRDLNKGGIERWASFRNSTELILGSGDIFEFHVNAEGDPRWVPTKPMGVHGGGHSSIGGVGGHAADPVISPYDPAFWLTHGQLDRVYWIWQMLDLESRSDVFGTGTWLNIPPSPNVTVEDSIDVLPHQPPRKLKELMSTVAGSPFCFVYV